The Setaria viridis chromosome 9, Setaria_viridis_v4.0, whole genome shotgun sequence sequence GGGGAGCAAGTGGTTGTTTCCCAAGAAGAAAAGCATGCGGATGTCCTAGACTTTTATGAAAACTTGCTAGGTTCGGCTGAGGAAAGGGTGCACACAATTGACCTTGAAGCTCTGGGCATCCAGAATCATGATCTTTCCACTTTGGATGATCCTTTCTCGGAGGAGGAAGTATGGGTAACTATCAAGGATATGCCACTTGACAAAGCTCCAGGGCCGGATGGCTTCACGGGCCGGTTCTACAAGTCCTGTTTTAGCATCATCAAGGAGGATCTCATGTCAGCTCTCTCGGCTATTCACCGGGGTCATGTTTTCAGACTCAAACTGCTCAACACAGCCTACAAAACCCTTCTTCCAAAAACACTGGACGCTACCCAGGTGAAAGATTATCGGCCCATAAGCCTAATCCGCAGCTTTGCCAAATTAGTCACAAAGATTATGGCCAACCGGCTTGCTCCTTTGCTGCCCAACTTGGTTTCCACAAATCAGAGTGCTTTTGTTAGGGGAAGAAACATTCATGATAACTTCCTGTTCATTCAGCAAATGGTGAAAGGTTTGCACAGGAAGAAAGAAGCTCACATCCTTCTCAAATTAGACATATCCAAGGCTTTTGATTCTGTGTCCTGGTCGTTCTTGCTGGAAGTTCTACAACATCTGGGTTTTGGGCAGCGGTGGCGTGATCTCTTGTGTTTGATCCTGTCCACGGCTTCTACTCGGGTCTTACTGAATGGAGAACCAGGGGACACTATTCTTCACCATCACGGCCTACGCCAGGGAGACCCCCTCTCACCGATGCTGCTCATTCTGGTGATGGATGTTTTGAACTCGTTGGTCGTTTATGCCACTAGGGAACATATGCTGCAGCCATTAGCAATCCACCAAGTCAAGCACAGAGTCTCTTTCTATGCCGATGATGCAGTTATGTTCCTAAGACCTTCTGTTAATGATCTTCAAGTTACAAAATGCATCCTGGATATTTTTGGACATGCTTCGGGTCTCAGAACCAATCTGGTGAAGAGTTCAATCGTTCCCATTCATTGTTCTGATGAAGATCTTCAACATACTTCTAACATCTTGGCGTGTACAGTAAAGGATTTTCCATGCACTTACCTCGGTTTACCACTCACAGTTCGCAAACCTACAAAGGAGATGTTGAGGCTCATGATTGATAAAGTGGCAGATCACCTTCCTGGCTGGAAGGCCTCCCTTATAAATAAAGCTGGGCGCctagttcttgtcagagtggtCTTGACAGCCTCTCCTATTTACCTCATGATTGCCTTTGAGCTCCCTAAATGGGCCATCAAAGCTCTGGACAAACTGCATCGCGGTTTCCTTTGGAAGGGTCAGAAGCAAGCCAACGAGGGCAACTGTCTAGTGTCCTGGGCAAAGGTGCAACGCCCGCTGAAGCTTGGTGGTTTGGGCATTCACGACCTGGAAATCTTCGGTTGGGCCCTGCGAATTAGATGCCTCTGGGCACAGAAAACTGATCCTACAAGACCATGGGCTGGTCTACCAATCCAAGTCCCTCAAAATGCCCGGGCTCTATTTGATTTAGTTGTAGTCACATCTGTAGGAAATGACGAATCAACTCGCTTCTGGACAGATAGGTAGCTGAATGGTAAGACAATTGCCGAATTGGCACCCAACCTGTTGAAAGCGGTCCCAAAAAGAACTGCCAAAATTAGGACGGTTGCCCAAGCTCTAGTCAATAGAAGTTGGGTGAGTGACATCAGGGGAGCCTTAACAGTGCAGGTGCTGGTTGAATATCTAATCATCTAGGACCAAGTAGATGACATTGCCCTTCAACATGATACACCAGATCAGCATCGTTGGAAGTTTTCCCAAGATGGGATATATAGCAGCAAATCGGCTTATGAAGCCTTCTTTGAGGGAAGTGTCAATTTTTCCCCTGAGAAGAATTTGGAAAAGCTGGGCCCCTTTTGCAGTGCAAGTTCTTCATTTGGCTCGCTGTTAACAATAGGTGTTGGACAGCTAAAAGAGGGTTGCTGCATCAGGATGTTTGCCCCTTGTGTGaccaggaagaagaaacaaTACAACATCTCCTGACCACATGTGTTTTCACCCGGCAAGTGTGGGCATTGTTATTCCAACAACtgaacattgctgctgctgctgctcccacGACTTCTTCTCATTTCCTGAGTTGGTGGGGTACGGAGTGTGCCAAAGGAAATGAGAAGAGGATTAAATTTTCTTATCATCCTAGTGTCATGGGAGGTCTGGAAGCATAGGAATGCCTGTGTTTTTGAGGGAAGCTCGACCCAAGTCAGTACACTCCTCCATACGGTGGCGGATGAGTGCAGCTTGTGGTGCATGGCTGGAGCATCCAGGCTGCAGGAGCTCCTTGCTCGGTCGTTGACTACGGCGGTTTAAAACCCCGAAGGTCACCAGGTCATGTTTGTTCCCTTTTAGTGCCAAGTCCTGTGTGTGTACATGTGTGCGTGCCTACGTGTGTGTGGTGTTAACCTCAATCTGGATTTTTTTAGGATCGTTGTACTGTTCTCTtctttcttaatgaaatgacgcgCAGCTCACCTGCGTAGTTTAAGAAAAAAATCCACAGCTTACCTCATGTTTTATTTGACATGGAGCTGAGAGAAGAGCAAAAATATTACACTAGTGTGGACGAGTAAGGCGTCTAACTCGAACGTATTTCAATACTGCTGCAGGTCCCACCATCTCACTGCACACTCCAATGCACTGATATCATATCTTTCCTATCTTTATTTACTCTTGCGCTTCCATGTCACCCTGGTGATTTCACCAGTGCCATAAAACAAAGATCTTATTGAGGGATGAACCCTAAAccatatgttttttttacctTATGATTCAAAGTTTTAGATTCTTAACTTTGGCACAAACAATTATAAGACACACGTAAATATAGAAAAGGATGCCAATATATCATCTTTGTTTATTATTTATCATAATTCATGACAAATTGGCATTTCAAACTTTATTATTGGAGTACAACTCCATACATCATTTAGAAGATGGCACCACCGATGAAGGGCTGCTGCAAGTAGGGGTTCGCCAAAGCCACTTGGTTAAACATGCTAGACACAAGTTGTTGGTGCTGCAATTGGGCGACAGGACTCGCCAGAGCTAGTTGGTTGAATACGTTTGGTAGCAATTGTTGTTGCTGCAAGTAGGCAGCAGTGATGGGGTTCGCCAAACCAACTTGGTTGAGCACGCTAGACACTAGTTGTTGCTGCTGCAACTGGGCGAAAGGACTCGTCAGAGCTAGTTGGTTGAACACGTTTGGCAGGAATTGTTGTTGCTGCAAGTAGGCAGCGGTGATGGGGTTTGCTAGAGCCAGTTGGTTGAACACATTTGGTAGCATGGTAGCAATGGGGTTCACCAAaagttgttgttgctgctgcagaGTCATAATGCTCTGTACTGCAAGATGTGCTTGGCATTGCTGCTGAAGAATGGCAAGCGGTTGTTGAATGAGCACGGCTGATGGGGCCAAGATACCGGATGCCAGCGCTTGCAGCTGCACGCACGGGTGTGTGACTGCTATAGAAGTAGCCTGAGGCCAGTACAGGGGATTAGCGGTTGCGGCAAGAGCACTCACTGGTGAAATGTACGCAGAAGCCACGCTTGCCGAGAGAGCAAGGAGAGCAAAGAAGGCAAATATCTTGGCTGCCATCTTTGCTAAGAGTTTGCTATGCTTTTTCAGTGTCTATGTTTGCTCTTGCTATGGGTGATGAGCTAACATATGATTTGGGGCCTATTTATAGAATGTGGAGATCAAGTACCTCAAGCAAGGTTTTGGCATTTTGTAAACAAAGTGTTGGGAGTCCAGATAAGCATAGATGATGTGTCATTGAGTCGATTACAACATTTGATGACTCATTTTTTTGGAAGTATATTTAGTATGTATTGGCAAGATAACGCTATATA is a genomic window containing:
- the LOC117840433 gene encoding 22 kDa alpha-zein 16, producing the protein MAAKIFAFFALLALSASVASAYISPVSALAATANPLYWPQATSIAVTHPCVQLQALASGILAPSAVLIQQPLAILQQQCQAHLAVQSIMTLQQQQQLLVNPIATMLPNVFNQLALANPITAAYLQQQQFLPNVFNQLALTSPFAQLQQQQLVSSVLNQVGLANPITAAYLQQQQLLPNVFNQLALASPVAQLQHQQLVSSMFNQVALANPYLQQPFIGGAIF